In Ctenopharyngodon idella isolate HZGC_01 chromosome 2, HZGC01, whole genome shotgun sequence, the following are encoded in one genomic region:
- the LOC127506226 gene encoding zinc finger protein 521 isoform X5, whose product MKTHAANKPHKCPVCRRGFLSTNSLHGHMQVHERGKDGAKGMSPQEWRLKETRKCSRCEEGFDMPEELQKHIAESHPECSSPVGGSLEPGLQCIYCHEPFSDEGMLLSHIDQVHGRDQKSNTCTVCFEHFPTVEELYTHMDIHQLPESSNSPSVLPVGYTSVSSTTPDSNLSVDSSTMVETVSTVPKTRGRRKRAIHNDVCRRSAKQPKIEYSCIYCNKQVFSSLAVLQIHLKTKHADKPEQAHTCQFCLEILPSLCNLNEHLKQIHNAEDPSGVLANLSDGLLQCNFCPEVLGDLNALQEHIRRSHGFPNPVTKESNAFFCPKCFMGFLTEATLEEHVRQTHCDSGSLQFDSPLAVTPKDPVVEIYSCSYCTNSPIFNSVLKLNKHIKENHKNIPLALNYINNGRRSLRVLSPSSPVSVEHASLFKQNSTSLCSSEFICNQCGAKYTSLDLFQTHLKTHLDGVVPQLTCPQCNKDFPNQESLLKHVTVHFTIMSTYYTCESCDKQFTSVDDLQKHLLDMHTFVFFRCTLCQEVFDSKVSTQLHLAVKHSNEKKVYRCTSCNWDFRHEADLQMHVKHSHLENQGCSHRCIFCAESFSTEVELQCHITTHSKKYNCHFCCKAFHAVYLLERHLREKHCVFEGKTQNCSTNGSTSGSGDSVAKDDGDFQGFLTNSHGGTGPGESRNSQDGSEEDFDTSEVMYSCDICGASYTMESLLTNHQLRDHNIRPGESAMHKRKAEMIKGNHKCNVCSRTFFSEGGLREHMQTHLGPVKHYMCPICGERFPSLLTLTEHKVTHSKSLDTGSCRICKLPLQSEEDFLEHCQMHPDLRNSLTGFRCVVCMQTVTSTLELKIHGTFHMQKTGAAFANQPTACSAATQLQHCQSQKVVKCAACLKEFHSKQDLVKLDINGLTYGLCTLCVNAAGSKSSTVNGGKQLHQGSQMSIGPTAGWTQVESLSPGPVKGKTVSSSSSSSSVSPSISKTRCSSCNVKFESEAELQAHLQTVHRDQTPEGAQLRTPEGSPMSRVSPTQSDEKKTYQCIKCQMVFYSKWDIQVHVANHMLEEGLIHECKLCSQTFDSPAKLQCHLIEHSFEGMGGTFKCPVCFTVFVQACKLQQHIFTAHGQEDKIYDCSQCPLKFFFQTELQNHSLSLHSS is encoded by the exons ATGAAAACACACGCTGCCAACAAGCCCCATAAATGCCCAGTGTGCCGCCGTGGGTTCTTGTCCACCAACTCACTTCATGGACACATGCAGGTGCATGAACGTGGGAAAGATGGAGCGAAAGGAATGTCTCCTCAAGAGTGGAGGTTAAAAGAGACACGCAAATGCAGCCGCTGTGAGGAGGGTTTCGACATGCCTGAGGAACTGCAGAAGCACATTGCAGAAAGCCACCCAGAGTGTTCTTCTCCTGTAGGAGGGAGTCTAGAACCTGGTCTGCAGTGCATTTATTGCCACGAGCCATTCAGTGATGAGGGAATGCTTCTAAGCCACATTGATCAGGTGCATGGAAGAGACCAGAAAAGCAACACATGCACTGTGTGCTTTGAGCACTTCCCCACTGTAGAGGAGCTGTACACTCACATGGATATTCACCAACTACCAGAGTCCAGCAATAGCCCCTCCGTGTTGCCCGTAGGTTATACTTCTGTTTCAAGCACTACCCCAGACTCTAACCTTTCTGTTGACAGTTCGACCATGGTGGAGACCGTTTCCACAGTCCCCAAGACACGTGGGAGAAGAAAGAGGGCCATTCATAATGATGTGTGTAGGCGATCTGCCAAACAGCCAAAAATTGAATACAGCTGCATTTACTGCAACAAACAAGTTTTCTCAAGCCTCGCTGTGCTGCAGATTCATCTTAAAACAAAGCATGCTGACAAGCCAGAGCAGGCGCATACCTGCCAGTTTTGCTTGGAGATCCTTCCATCCCTTTGCAATTTGAACGAACACCTGAAACAGATTCACAATGCAGAGGATCCCTCAGGTGTCCTTGCTAACCTGTCTGATGGCCTGCTACAGTGCAACTTCTGCCCAGAGGTGCTTGGAGATCTTAATGCTCTGCAAGAGCACATACGGCGCTCACATGGCTTTCCTAATCCAGTAACCAAAGAAAGCAATGCATTCTTTTGCCCCAAGTGCTTTATGGGATTTTTAACTGAGGCCACTCTAGAAGAACATGTCAGACAGACCCATTGTGACTCTGGAAGCTTGCAATTTGACTCTCCTCTAGCGGTCACTCCAAAAGATCCTGTTGTGGAGATCTATTCTTGCTCTTACTGTACCAACTCCCCCATTTTTAACAGTGTTCTGAAGCTTAACAAGCACATAAAGGAGAACCACAAGAACATCCCTCTTGCTCTGAATTATATCAATAATGGGAGAAGATCTCTGCGAGTCCTCAGCCCCTCATCTCCAGTGTCTGTAGAACATGCCTCACTATTCAAACAGAACAGCACTTCCTTATGTTCAAGTGAGTTCATTTGTAACCAATGTGGGGCTAAGTACACCAGCTTAGACCTTTTCCAGACACACCTAAAGACCCACCTTGATGGTGTTGTGCCACAGCTAACCTGTCCACAGTGCAACAAGGACTTTCCTAACCAGGAGTCTCTGCTTAAACATGTGACTGTCCATTTCACCATCATGTCTACATACTACACCTGCGAAAGCTGTGACAAGCAATTCACATCCGTTGATGACTTGCAGAAACACCTTTTGGATATGcacacatttgtgttttttcgCTGTACTCTCTGCCAGGAGGTGTTTGACTCTAAAGTGTCAACTCAACTCCATCTTGCAGTGAAGCACAGTAATGAGAAGAAGGTATACCGATGTACTTCTTGCAACTGGGATTTCAGGCATGAGGCTGACCTTCAAATGCATGTCAAACATAGTCACCTTGAAAACCAGGGCTGCTCACACCGTTGCATTTTTTGCGCTGAGTCCTTTAGCACAGAAGTAGAGCTGCAGTGTCATATTACCACCCATAGCAAGAAGTACAATTGTCACTTTTGCTGCAAAGCCTTCCATGCTGTCTATCTGCTAGAACGTCACCTTCGTGAAAAGCATTGTGTGTTTGAGGGAAAGACCCAGAACTGCAGCACCAATGGGTCCACGTCAGGTAGTGGTGATTCAGTTGCCAAAGATGATGGAGATTTTCAGGGCTTTCTGACCAACAGCCATGGAGGAACTGGTCCAGGGGAGTCTCGCAACAGTCAGGATGGCAGCGAAGAAGACTTTGATACTTCAGAGGTCATGTATAGCTGTGACATCTGTGGTGCATCCTATACCATGGAGTCTCTCCTAACCAATCACCAACTTCGTGACCATAACATTCGCCCAGGAGAGAGTGCTATGCACAAGAGAAAGGCAGAAATGATCAAGGGAAACCACAAATGCAATGTCTGCTCTAGAACTTTCTTCTCAGAGGGAGGACTTCGGGAGCACATGCAAACACACCTAGGGCCTGTCAAGCACTACATGTGTCCCATTTGTGGAGAGCGTTTCCCTTCACTACTTACTCTGACAGAACACAAGGTCACTCACAGCAAAAGCCTGGACACTGGAAGCTGCCGGATTTGCAAATTACCTCTGCAGAGTGAGGAAGACTTCCTGGAACATTGTCAGATGCATCCAGATTTGCGCAATTCTTTGACTGGTTTCCGTTGTGTTGTCTGCATGCAGACTGTCACCTCAACCCTCGAACTTAAGATACACGGCACCTTTCACATGCAGAAGACTGGAGCAGCATTTGCAAATCAACCAACTGCATGTTCAGCTGCCACACAACTTCAACATTGTCAAAGCCAGAAAGTTGTCAAGTGTGCTGCATGTCTCAAAGAGTTCCACTCTAAGCAAGACTTGGTGAAACTTGACATTAATGGTTTGACATATGGCCTGTGCACACTATGTGTCAATGCTGCTGGTAGTAAGAGCTCAACTGTAAATGGAGGGAAACAGTTGCATCAAGGGTCTCAAATGTCAATAGGTCCAACTGCTGGATGGACCCAAGTGGAGAGCCTTAGCCCTGGTCCTGTGAAGGGAAAGACTGTCTCTTCTTCCTCATCGTCTTCATCAGTATCACCCTCTATTTCCAAGACCCGTTGTTCCAGCTGCAATGTTAAATTTGAGTCAGAGGCAGAGCTTCAAGCACACCTGCAGACAGTACACAGAGACCAAACACCAGAGGGTGCTCAGTTAAGGACTCCCGAGGGCTCCCCCATGTCACGAGTTAGCCCCACCCAAAGTGACGAG AAGAAGACTTACCAATGCATCAAGTGTCAGATGGTCTTTTATAGTAAATGGGACATTCAGGTCCATGTGGCCAATCATATGCTAG AGGAAGGTCTCATTCATGAATGTAAACTATGCAGTCAAACCTTCGACTCTCCAGCAAAACTGCAGTGTCACCTCATCGAGCACAGCTTTGAGGGGATGGGTGGCACGTTCAAGTGCCCTGTCTGCTTCACag TCTTCGTGCAGGCGTGTAAACTGCAGCAGCACATCTTCACCGCACATGGGCAGGAGGACAAGATCTACGACTGCTCACAGTGCCCGCTGAAGTTCTTCTTCCAAACTGAGCTTCAG AACCACAGTCTGAGTCTGCACAGCAGCTAA